The following are from one region of the Sulfurimicrobium lacus genome:
- a CDS encoding phage head-tail joining protein → MAYTEEQLSALEAALAKGEKRVTFGDKTVEYRSVEELRQAIFEVERGLYEQAADTGLWPRAPRQIRVTTSKGT, encoded by the coding sequence ATGGCCTATACGGAAGAACAACTCAGCGCCCTCGAAGCCGCGCTGGCCAAGGGCGAGAAGCGCGTCACCTTCGGAGACAAAACGGTCGAGTACCGCTCTGTCGAGGAGCTACGCCAAGCCATCTTCGAAGTCGAACGCGGCCTCTACGAGCAAGCGGCTGACACCGGTCTGTGGCCCCGCGCACCCCGGCAGATCCGGGTCACTACGTCGAAGGGCACGTGA